In the Eptesicus fuscus isolate TK198812 chromosome 12, DD_ASM_mEF_20220401, whole genome shotgun sequence genome, one interval contains:
- the SCP2D1 gene encoding SCP2 sterol-binding domain-containing protein 1 produces the protein MWKRTDHQPKIKAGDGPQVGQFKELGSAPEPAMPHPLELPELQSFLVFEDISHHIKEAGAQMVKKVNAIFQLDITKDGKTILQRTIDLKNGSGDMYPGSARLPADTVFTIPEPVFMELVLGKINPHRAFLAGKFKVSGKVLLGQKLEKVFKDWAKC, from the coding sequence ATGTGGAAGAGAACTGACCATCAACCCAAGATCAAAGCAGGGGATGGACCCCAGGTGGGTCAGTTCAAGGAACTGGGTTCAGCTCCGGAACCTGCCATGCCACACCCTCTAGAGCTGCCAGAATTGCAGAGCTTCCTGGTGTTTGAGGACATTAGCCATCACATCAAAGAAGCGGGGGCCCAAATGGTAAAGAAAGTGAATGCCATCTTCCAGCTGGACATCACCAAAGATGGGAAGACCATCCTGCAGAGGACCATTGATCTGAAGAATGGCTCTGGGGACATGTATCCAGGATCTGCCAGGCTCCCAGCAGATACTGTCTTCACAATTCCGGAACCTGTCTTTATGGAGTTGGTTTTGGGTAAAATAAACCCTCACAGGGCTTTCCTTGCTGGCAAGTTCAAAGTAAGTGGCAAAGTTCTGCTTGGCCAAAAGCTGGAGAAGGTTTTCAAAGACTGGGCTAAATGTTAA